Part of the Anopheles gambiae chromosome 3, idAnoGambNW_F1_1, whole genome shotgun sequence genome is shown below.
GGGTTTTGGTGCGGGGGTCGCTTCAAGTTTAGCATTCTCGTGCCGGAAGAGTACAACATGGCGGTAAGAGGGCTCTCGGGTTTTGGATGCCTAATACAGGGGAGAATAATGCCTAATTCCTTTCCATTGCAGCCACCGAAGGTGAAGTGTCTTACCAAGCTGTGGCACCCGAACATATCCGTCGAGGGAGACATCTGCCTTTCGCTGCTCCGGTTGAACTCGATCGACGGGCTCGGGTGGGCACCGACCCGTCGGCTCAAGGATGTCATCTGGGGTCTCAATTCACTCTTCACCGTACGTATTCACTGACATCACTATAGTGATGTCTTACCAACCATCAAAGCAAACCGTATTAATTACGCTTTCCTATTTTGTAGGACCTGCTAAACTTTGACGACCCGCTCAACATCGAAGCGGCGGAACAGTATTCCAAAGACAAGGAGCGCTTCCAGGCGAAGGTGCGCGAGTACGTGTCCGCATACGCGAGAAGATAATAATTCAAGACttcctccaccaccatcaccacccttcccatttccattccctttcccttccctccccgAGAGACTGTAAACACCCTCCTGCCGATCCTGCCTCCGGACTCCGGGccctttttttggggaggagcagagaagaaagagagagagagatagagagagaagtgGGATAAAAACAAGAAGATTCGCCCCCCACGAACTGTAGAGGATTGTCACACCTACACACAAGCATTAATATATATACCCCTTTCTCacataagcacacacatataGTCAAAGCAGAAGCATGTAAAGCATAACTTAATGCATAATCCCATTACAAACACAGAAACGTCCAAAGGACGATCCATTTTAGAGCTTAGAAAGGGCACGAACATTTGTTTGAAAGTGTAATTATACAGTAATagctaataataatagtagaaGAACACATATTTAACCGATTTGCTCAACCACACTCACAACAAAAAGTCTTCTAGGAAACGCAAAAGATTCGcaattttattacttttatcgTTTTTCCAGCATCAAACAATGAAATGATACAATTCACGGTATGAAAGAAGAGCATTCTTCCCGTATCGTCGTTAcgttgtctctctctctctcaaataTCTCTATatatctctccctctctctctcgctcccctCATTAAAACAAAGGGCAACTGATTCAGAATTGTAATTATATAATGATGCCGGTAATACTGATAATCGAATTTCGCATGTAAGTTTAGCAATGTCTAGTAAATAAAAGGAAACGTTTAAACAACGCTGTGACTCTgaggaaacgaaacgaaacacgaaaTTCCACCGCATTTTCAAGCATTTCTTTCCACGGAAAAGCGAAGAAtgtaatgaaagaaaacgcgCACTTGGCCATTTTGCAACAAGCAACGTTTGGGGTTTTTAAATGTTGcgggctttttttttactcaacGTGCTTTCATCAACTCGCAAAAGtcagaaatctgttatattttcatatttttagtATCTTTCgtagggttttgttttgtatctgTTTTTACATCTTCTTCTACACTCTTTGCGTTGGTTTTTCGTTTGACTTTGTCATCGCTGTGATATTtaccttttctttctctctctctgttttctTATCATTCCCCTTCTTCCCATcgcatgttgttgtttgattatAAGTtaactgtttcttttttgttttgctttcatgtttttttctttctttactATTTTGGCTAAGATGTGAGTGTCTGCTTGTTTGGGTTTTGcatgaatattttactgattatACTGCTGTGATTCTATTTTAGCCgtcgatgctgatgatgatgctgctgctgctgcggaatCGCCGAGCAAATTGAGAGAGGGCTGGAGTTGGGTGTGTGGTGGGTTTGAATTTTCAACATTGTACAACATCTAGTTCCTCTCTGTTTCTCTATCTCagcgtacacacacagaacGATTTATCGCCAATTTGGTGGAACAACTGGGGGGTGTTGTGGTAGGACTAGGAAAACCTGGTGGAGGAAGGATTTTGTTTTCGGATAGAAACCAcatttaaatatatatttgttAGTTTCCGATCCGTTCTATATCTGTAAGGAGATTAATTTTGTGACTTTACATAACACGGCTGCGCGGGTATGCTGTTGGTTGCTTCCCATGATCCATTCCCGCGGAACGTCCATTTTCGAcagattttttgtatttactaAGAAGTTATAAAGACAAGCCCTATTACAATCCTTCCTTCATAGAATCTTCATTGAAAGTAGAAGAAAGAAGATTCtatgaagaaaaagaaataaaaagaaaacaaaacaaatttgagTGGGGTAAAAGGTTTGCGAGTTCAAATCCAGCTAcaactctctctttctgttaCCATCTAGTACAGTAAAGTGCCCCACCAATAGATGGCGCGCGACACAAATTTCACGTTCTCAACTTTTCATCCGAAGGTTTCTAAGCTGCGCATGAACGGCAGTTTTAAAACCAAGAACATTTGAGATGAACTACTAACAAGTACGCGAGAGAGTTAATCTGGATCTAAACtgcatttttgtgtattttcgtCTCATTTCAAATTGGCCGTTCTTGGTAATGGGGAAAGGGAACCCTCCCATGTGAACCACATCCggaccaacacacaaacacacgatcGGACACAACTTCTTTCACCAAATTCCACAcacgctcgctctctctctttctctcgcttcattttgttatttttgtgtttagcGCGCTCTTACAAAATAAGCGAAATCCTTATTCGAAAATTAAACCTACAAACGAAACATACACaacaaatattaataaatgaacATATTATACAGTACAGCGCGCACGCAGGTGTGGTGGTATTGTGTGTTATGTTTCCTCCTTTTGCTAAAACGCGACtctactaacacacacacacgcggcagGATGAAGAATGTCAGCACGTGGTGCGCACGGCACGTGTGGCAGACagcagctttttgttttgcgttagCGCTTTTTGCACACTTTGTGAGGAAATTTACGCTCATTTCCCCCAGCAGAGCTCGATCGAGAGAAAAACTGTTTATACTAGGAGGGGCACATTTCTTCTCATTTGTTAAAGGTGCATGgattgtgtgtgggtgtgtgtctgtgtattttaattcaaaatcGGTTCAATGCGCGTTGTGCTTTTCGGCAATAGTTAAGAATTACAAAATCATGTCCTTGGGAATCCTCTCTTTCACCTGTTTTTACTACAATCCTTCTCTAGTTATCTGAGATGGGAGGGGCGGAGGGGGTATACTGAATTCATTATAACAGCAACCAAACTAAGTAACTAATTGGAAACTATTTAGCTAAATGAAGAACCAGGAATACAATTGCCTCGCTTTGtgtttgttctctttttttcctatGGATAATTCACTGCTTAGCTATGCCTCACCCTCCTCACTTCATTCTCTCTACTGTGGGTTGTATTAAAGTGGTATTATTTCTGCGATTACTGTGAATATTGAGTAGGTTACAGCCATCCAAACACACAGCGTCGTTCGTGTCTAATGAGAAGAGCTCAATATGATTATTAAAATCGTCCTCCAGAGTGTGTGTCAGTGCGGTCAGCAACATATTTCCCCTTAAACTGCTTTTCAAAATCATACGAATAATTCACTTAAATCGGTTGCAAAGACTATTCTAACTAATTTGAATGATGATTCGCGGGCCGTTGAAACTTGAAACGAAATGTGTTATTCATGTCTAATCCACTTCTGCGAAATTTATTCTAATTGGATTTTAATTAAGGCTCAAAATTCAAATAAGACCCTGCACGTTACACATTTCATAAAGTAAAGTATCATTCTGTTGCAGCCTGAGACTGAGTAGTTGCTCTACGGGATTTCCCCATTGACCGTTTTGTGATATCCTTCTTGCTTTTTAAAAACAGTTCACACTACAAAACcacttccttttctctctctctctctctctctctcacacacacacacacactacgatTCTGAGCAAATTCTGTCTGTGCCCTGTCTTgcccttttcttcctttcattTACAACAACCGCACCCgacaaaaatgacaaaaaacccGCAATTGAACTCCATTTAGCgcgctcacagacacacacacacacaaacagtcaTTACATATCCGCAATGGTCTACatattattaattataattattatgtGTATCACTAATCCTACGGTAGCTATgagaaaataattgtttgtttaGCCATCCTGCTTACTTCCATTCTGCTGCTTTCGATCGCTGCCACGCTGCaactctctttctatctctctctctctttagctctgtgtttttttttcttctttccctctCGTCGGATAGCCGGCTAATTATTTCTCAGCGAATTAATGGTTGTATGGTATAGCTTGAGCGACCCCATTTACAGTCTTTGATTTTAGTACATCGTTCTCGTAGGACATGATGGTTTCCGTACCGTTCTCGTACACCCTGCCGGATGGGAAAAGTCAGAAAGTGCAAACGATTAAAAAAGGATCAATCAAAATGGAACGGGGAAGACGGGGAGGAGGAGGCACCAGACCCGCACACCGCACACTTACTTTTTCGTCATCAGCTTCTTGCCATTGATGAAGGTGGTCGAGGTGGAGGTACGCTTGACGGGACCGCCCCCACCGATGGTGTACTCGGACACGGAGCTCATGCCGCCCCGCGGTGCCCCGCTGAAGAAGTCATCCATCAGGCTGAAGCTCATCAGCGGCGTCATGAACGGTGACGAGATGACGTTTTGCGGGTGCGAGTGtcgctgatgatggtgatgatggccgTTGGTGGCGCCGTTTGCCCGCCGGCCGTGCTGGTGCACCGGTTGACTAACTGTTTGGTGGAaagggagcgagagaaagagaggacaATCATAATTAATTTCAGTTATTTCAAACAAATGCCATCAACGCGGAggatgtgaatgtgtgtgtgtgcacatacTTCTAAACAACTCATCGAATGGTGATCCACCGAAGAACTCTCGGAACACATCCTCTGGGTCGCGGAATGTGAACGGGAAGCCGAAGAACTCGAAGTCGTCCATGCCGCTGCTACCGTTGTGCCGGCGGTGTCGCGTGCTCTGATGGTAGCGATCGGATCCATTGTTCATCAGCCCATCCTTGCCGTACTGATCGTAGATGCGTCGTTTCTTTTCTGTATTTGTAaagaaaatgggaaataaatattattagaATATataaagcaaattaaaaatataacaaatgtGTGTTAATCAAAAGGAATCATGCTATACTCTGCTATCAAATTAGTCGCGCTTACAACTAGGCGGAAATATCACGGAAGACTCTGTCTTCATGAATTTGTAACGGCCAGCCTGTTCAACTTCTCTTCGATCAACTTCCGGACAACGTTAGTACAGAGCAATCACCTTGCAACACAGGATTAGTATCAATATCGGTAAGGGGAATCTTCAACGTAGAACAGGGGACAACACACAGAAGCATAATAACACGCGATCAGCACCCAATGGGGATGACGTTTGAATTGGGAATCGATCTAAGGACCATTTTTACAAACACTCTCCCCGAATGAAAACACAACAGACACGCAGGAGCAGGAGGACAGCCACAATGTCCAGGtttagcaacagcagcgccctcagcagtagtagtagcggtagtatgtagtagtagtagtggtagtaaaCAACTGTTGTGTCGGTATTTTGCATGCGgaaacaacgcacacacgcgtATAAAATATGTACAAACTACAACACTCTACCAAAGAAGCGGAAAAACGGCGTCGTCTCAAAAAATCCTCTAAACGAAAACGTACGACTGCTGCTACCGCCATTCTCCCGGCCACCGGTTGACCCGTAGTACCGGCCACTGCCCGACCCGTAACGATGGTGATGGTAATGGTCGTAGCCTCCGTTGCGGCTGTAGTCGCGGTTGGTGAAGGCAGTGTAGCTGCCGGTGCTGCCGCCACCCGTACCGGTTGCACTTTTCCGCGTGCCCCGACTGTCGTAGATGTGTCGTTTGTATGCTAATGTgacggaaaaacaaaccataacCTCATGAACCTGTGTACCAACTCTTTTACTCTTTTCGAAAATTGATTCCACCACACACATCACCAAATGTAAATCGATTTGTCCATAAAACCCTAACCTTTCGTCATTTCAATTCTAGCGCCTTCACCACTTGAGATATAAGTAATAAGAATCAAATCTGCAGCACTCAGCTCTCACAGGCACAACTTACCATCGGACAGTACTTCGTAGGCTTCTGAAATTTCCTTAAACCGTCTGTTGGATTCTTCTGGATTGTCCATATTTTTGTCTGGATGCCATCGTAGGGCTAATTTTTTGTAcctaaaaagaagaaattcaaTCAATTGACGATATAAGAAATTAGATAGATGTTTGCACACTtacgctttttttatttcagccTCTGTCGCTGTTCTGGACACATCCAGAATTTTGTAATAGTCCACCATTTTTGCTGCGTGAGGATTAACGGGGTTTGGCCtagacggggggggggggggggcgcggTCGGTCTCTTACAGACACTTCTGCAATAAATTCGTTCTTCCTAGGCGCGTTTATTTCGCAGTCTTGCGGCACACAGAATTCGGCACCCTGCTGTTCTTTGCGGCTATCTTTTAACGATAATGATGCATGTCTTCCAGTCGGACGCGGCGTAGTAGGAATAAAACTGGCAGAGCAATTTGTAGCGCTGGACCCGACGAAGAAGCTCTCAACGATGGATTTGGAGCTAAACGGAACTACTCGCTCGGAtctgaa
Proteins encoded:
- the LOC1280493 gene encoding NEDD8-conjugating enzyme UBE2F, with the translated sequence MITLARKKKESGSGGGGGGGNGGSTTGSTAGSGGAAGGGPLSDAPKRISIREFLLVKEVQELEQNLPITCKVTFHDPNVLSEFTLVISPNEGFWCGGRFKFSILVPEEYNMAPPKVKCLTKLWHPNISVEGDICLSLLRLNSIDGLGWAPTRRLKDVIWGLNSLFTDLLNFDDPLNIEAAEQYSKDKERFQAKVREYVSAYARR
- the LOC1280492 gene encoding dnaJ homolog subfamily B member 6 isoform X1, with amino-acid sequence MVDYYKILDVSRTATEAEIKKAYKKLALRWHPDKNMDNPEESNRRFKEISEAYEVLSDAYKRHIYDSRGTRKSATGTGGGSTGSYTAFTNRDYSRNGGYDHYHHHRYGSGSGRYYGSTGGRENGGSSSRTFSFRGFFETTPFFRFFEKKRRIYDQYGKDGLMNNGSDRYHQSTRHRRHNGSSGMDDFEFFGFPFTFRDPEDVFREFFGGSPFDELFRISQPVHQHGRRANGATNGHHHHHQRHSHPQNVISSPFMTPLMSFSLMDDFFSGAPRGGMSSVSEYTIGGGGPVKRTSTSTTFINGKKLMTKKVYENGTETIMSYENDVLKSKTVNGVAQAIPYNH
- the LOC1280492 gene encoding dnaJ homolog subfamily B member 6 isoform X3; this translates as MVDYYKILDVSRTATEAEIKKAYKKLALRWHPDKNMDNPEESNRRFKEISEAYEVLSDEKKRRIYDQYGKDGLMNNGSDRYHQSTRHRRHNGSSGMDDFEFFGFPFTFRDPEDVFREFFGGSPFDELFRISQPVHQHGRRANGATNGHHHHHQRHSHPQNVISSPFMTPLMSFSLMDDFFSGAPRGGMSSVSEYTIGGGGPVKRTSTSTTFINGKKLMTKKVYENGTETIMSYENDVLKSKTVNGVAQAIPYNH
- the LOC1280492 gene encoding dnaJ homolog subfamily B member 6 isoform X2; its protein translation is MVDYYKILDVSRTATEAEIKKAYKKLALRWHPDKNMDNPEESNRRFKEISEAYEVLSDAYKRHIYDSRGTRKSATGTGGGSTGSYTAFTNRDYSRNGGYDHYHHHRYGSGSGRYYGSTGGRENGGSSSQKKRRIYDQYGKDGLMNNGSDRYHQSTRHRRHNGSSGMDDFEFFGFPFTFRDPEDVFREFFGGSPFDELFRISQPVHQHGRRANGATNGHHHHHQRHSHPQNVISSPFMTPLMSFSLMDDFFSGAPRGGMSSVSEYTIGGGGPVKRTSTSTTFINGKKLMTKKVYENGTETIMSYENDVLKSKTVNGVAQAIPYNH